Below is a genomic region from Cyanobacteriota bacterium.
TCTCTCTCTGCCATTTAATTGAATACCCCCTACAGGGGCATGCCATTAATAACAAAACGAAAGCGACTCACTTCAAAACCCATGCCAGCAATCAGCATATTCATCATTTGTAAAAACGAAGAAAGAATCATAGCTAGATGCTTAGAACAAGCCAGTAAACTCGCTGACGAAATTATTCTCATTGATTCAGGTAGTACCGACTTGACACTGGCAATTGCAAAGCAATACTCAGAGAATATCTACTTGAATGAATGGCTCGGTTATGGCAAACAAAAAAACCTTGCTCTTGCAAAGTGCAGCAACGAATGGGTAATGAGTATCGATGCTGACGAAGTGCTGACGGATGAATTGATTGATGAAATTAAAGCACTAGGTTTTGAAGCGAATGGCTACCAAGTGGCACGTAAATTATTTATTGGCGATAAGTTCATACGTCATGGCGGTTACTATCCTGATTATCAATTGCGTTTATTCAAAAAATCACTAGGACGTTTTTGCGATAGTGAAGTGCATGAAAGTGTCGAGATGCTTGAAGCTGGTGAATACAATAAAAATCGTCAATCTTATCCGAAATTGAAAAACCCACTCAATCATTATTCTTATCAAAATCTCAAGGAAATGGAGAAGGCTTTTGAGAAATTTGCCAAGCTTAGTCAGAAGAAAAAAAATTTATTCATTGCTTTAATTAGCT
It encodes:
- a CDS encoding glycosyltransferase family 2 protein, translated to MPAISIFIICKNEERIIARCLEQASKLADEIILIDSGSTDLTLAIAKQYSENIYLNEWLGYGKQKNLALAKCSNEWVMSIDADEVLTDELIDEIKALGFEANGYQVARKLFIGDKFIRHGGYYPDYQLRLFKKSLGRFCDSEVHESVEMLEAGEYNKNRQSYPKLKNPLNHYSYQNLKEMEKAFEKFAKLSQKKKNLFIALISYLYSFVNKYFVRLGLLHGLTGLRLALIHARYSYLKYYS